A stretch of Episyrphus balteatus chromosome 2, idEpiBalt1.1, whole genome shotgun sequence DNA encodes these proteins:
- the LOC129912114 gene encoding leucine-rich repeat-containing protein 15 codes for MKFSILTVILFITVLPLGLSDQFDVFWKRQFLPAIFSGSANCSITACDALKIIAQLFVFTKESKSGKDQTPKTDQSNTPDMGVFNMENDLHKRIRQIESRLRSVEQPVWRLTPGSRIEWNHCTSGICRCNPDTKSFTCWNTNLKSVPATQVIPMNMVFIDLSRNSLSTLHKDTFRGLTLLEELDLSSNFLDFIPYDLFQDLDSLIQLRIQSNQLEELDHRILWKLRNLILLDISKNVLSEIPEDLLNHVQRLTVINLSDNRIKAFPPGFLKDQVVLEELDMSKNEIAILKSGSLKNLDKLKILDFSWNMIANISDDFFIGVKSLKTLILHSNRLTSISRKTFENLPDLLTLDLTMNRISHIDSKAFSELISLRELFLGQNSLSNIPDGLFLHTVSLTRLTLFSNNLTTLDENNFQGLTNLINLMLNNNVLKSFKSTVFHPLTNLEKLRIDSNKLQFLPHGSFDGLNKLVAVKLDKNPWHCDCRALYLARWIRESGPKLWDGQPMCRGPGDLGGHEVGLLRYDDLCDGQWASMLSLSPRLPVRKHRILTPMNYTDYFNLYLKHIYTSTSEKPLNVSTTTISSRFVAES; via the exons AtgaaattttcgattttaactGTGATTTTGTTCATCACAGTATTGCCTTTGGGTTTGAGTGATCAGTTCGACGTGTTCTGGAAGCGACAATTTTTACCAGCAATATTTTCTGGATCAGCAAATTGTTCTATAACAGCATGTGATGCATTGAAAATTATAGCTCAGTTATTTGTATTTACGAAAGAGAGTAAATCTGGAAAAGATCAGACTCCAAAAACCGATCAATCAAATACTCCAGATATGGGCGTTTTTAATATggaaaatgatttgcataaacGAATTCGTCAAATTGAAAGTCGATTACGTTCAGTTGAGCAGCCTGTTTGGCGATTAACTCCAGGAAGTAGAATCGAATGGAATCATTGCACTTCTGGGATATGTCGTTGTAATCCGGATACGAAAAGTTTCACTTGTtggaatacaaatttaaaatcagTACCAGCTACTCAAGTTATTCCAATGAATATGGTTTTTAT AGATTTATCAAGAAATTCATTATCAACACTTCACAAAGATACCTTCAGAGGACTAACTTTATTGGAAGAACTTGATCTTTCAAGTAATTTCTTGGATTTTATACCTTACGATTTATTTCAGGACTTGGATAGTTTAATTCAACT ACGCATTCAAAGTAATCAACTAGAAGAATTGGATCATAGAATTCTATGGAAACTTCGTAATTTAATTCTTCTGGATATCAGTAAAAATGTTCTATCTGAAATTCCCGAGGATTTGTTAAATCATGTGCAGCGGTTGACAGTTATAAATTTATCGGATAATCGAATAAAAGCATTTCCTCCTGGATTTCTCAAGGATCAAGTTGTTTTAGAAGAATTGGACatgtcaaaaaatgaaattgcaaTTTTAAAGTCTGGAAGCTTAAAGAATCTCGACAAACTTAAAATATTGGACTTTTCATGGAACATGATTG cTAATATATCTGATGACTTCTTTATTGGTGTGAAGAGCcttaaaactttaatattgCACAGCAACCGTTTGACTTCAATTTCAAGGAAGACATTTGAGAATTTACCAGATTTGTTAACTTTGGACCTAACTATGAATCGAATAAGTCAT attgatTCTAAAGCATTTTCAGAGTTAATCAGCTTGCGTGAGTTATTCTTAGGACAAAATTCACTTTCCAATATTCCAGATGGTTTATTTCTACACACGGTTTCACTCACACGTTTGACATTGTTTTCCAACAATCTAACAACACTTGACGAAAACAATTTCCAGGGTCTCACAAATCTGATCAATTTAATGCTGAATAACAATGTTCTGAAAAGTTTCAAGTCAACAGTTTTCCATCCTTTAACGAATTTAGAAAAACT acGCATCGATTCTAACAAATTGCAATTTTTACCCCATGGATCATTTGACGGACTAAATAAATTAGTTGCAGTAAAATTGGATAAGAATCCATGGCATTGTGACTGTCGTGCACTTTATCTTGCCCGTTGGATTCGTGAATCTGGACCGAAGCTTTGGGATGGTCAACCAATGTGTCGTGGACCTGGTGATTTGGGAGGCCATGAAGTTGGTCTTTTGCGTTACGATGATCTTTGTGATGGACAATGGGCTAGTATGTTGTCATTGTCTCCCCGTTTGCCTGTTCGAAAACATCGAATTCTAACACCAATGAATTATACGGATTATTTCAATTTGTATTTGAAACATATTTACACATCCACCTCGGAGAAGCCTTTAAATGTGTCTACAACAACGATTTCAAGTCGTTTTGTTGCTGAATCTTAA